Below is a genomic region from Echinicola rosea.
CGTGAATTTGATTGACGCTATGTCGATAGGTGCCGCTGACGGGTTAAAGTTGGCATTGAATGTAGGGGGGATGTTACTTGCATTTATTGCTGTTATTGCCATGTTGAATTATTTGTTATCTGGCGTTTTCGGTGATATCACTGGACTGAATCAGTTTGTGACCAATTCTACCAATGGGAGGTTTGAGGGTTTTTCACTGGAGTATATTTTAGGTCAAGTTTTCAGGGTCTTTGCATGGCTGATGGGAGTAGAATGGCAGGATACGCTTCAGGTGGGATCACTTTTGGGACAGAAGACCGTGATCAATGAGTTTGTGGCATATTCTGATCTATCTTCCATGAAAGCGGAGGGAGACCTTTCGCCGAAATCAATCATTATCGCTACCTATGCACTTTGTGGATTTTCTAATTTTAGTTCGATAGCGATACAGGTGGGAGGAATCGGAAGTATAGCACCGGGTCAGCAAGGCAATCTTTCAAAGTTAGGAATGCATGCACTATTGGCAGCCACGCTCGCTTGCATGATGACTGCGACGATTGCAGGAATGTTGTTTAGCTAAAATAAAGCCTGAAAAAAATAATTTCTTCAGGCTTTTTTGGACCATGCCTATTAATCTTCAGAAATGAGGATTTTTTCGATTTTGTCTCCTTGTCGGATTTGGTCGATTACATCGAGCCCTTCCACGACTTTTCCAAAACACGTATGGTTTCTGTCCAAGTGGGCTGTATTGTCCCTACTGTGACAAACGAAAAACTGGGAACCACCAGTGTTTCGACCTGCATGTGCCATGGACAGCACGCCTCGTTCATGGTGTTGGTTTTCACCATCTAGTTCACAATCAATGGTATATCCAGGTCCTCCGGCACCATTCCCGATGGGACAGCCCCCTTGGATAACGAAGTTTGGAATTACCCGATGAAAGGTAAGCCCATCATAGAAGCCTTTTTGTGATAGGTCAATAAAATTCTTAACCGTGTTGGGAGCGTCTTTTTCGTAAAACTCCACTTTCATGGTTCCTTTTTCAGTTACTATTTCTGCTGTTTTCATGTAATAATTATTTAAGGCAAATATAGTAAATCTTCCTGTGACGATTACAGATTAATATTGGTGTGTTTAGCTTAAATAGTATGTTTTTTACCAAAAAAATACCATTCAATTTATTTTGGTGTGTTTTTTGATTATATTATCTATAACCAAACTTATTTAATCATGAATAACAGAGAAAAGTTAGAGAAGATGGACCGGGCTTTGAGGTTATTGGATGACCTAAAGCATAGCCAGGTGGCTTTGATAGAAAAAGCTTCCCAACTTCAGCTTGATGCCATGGAGTTCAATTTTTCAAACATGGAAAAAAATATGGGAGATCTATATACCCGCTATAACGAATCGCTTGATATGCTTACTGAAGAGTTAGAGCGATTTGAGATCAGAAGAAATAAATTTGAGCAAGAGCACGGATTGGACAAACAAGAAGAATAAAAAAAGCCCTCCAAATTATTTGGAGGGCTTTTTTTATATGTTTGGTGCTCCATTCATTAGTTCAGTAGAAGCGAAATCCTCGTATTTTTTGAAGTTTTCTACAAAGGCCAGGGCAAGTTGGTGGGCCTTATGGTCATACTCCAAGGGATTGGCCCAAGTATCCCGTGGATTGAGCAATTCACTGGGAACATTAGGACAGGTTTGGGGAACGGCCACATTGAA
It encodes:
- a CDS encoding peptidylprolyl isomerase; this translates as MKTAEIVTEKGTMKVEFYEKDAPNTVKNFIDLSQKGFYDGLTFHRVIPNFVIQGGCPIGNGAGGPGYTIDCELDGENQHHERGVLSMAHAGRNTGGSQFFVCHSRDNTAHLDRNHTCFGKVVEGLDVIDQIRQGDKIEKILISED